Genomic DNA from Streptomyces sp. AM 2-1-1:
GAAGGCGAGAGCCCAGCGGGTCGGCGCGCTGCCCTCCGCGGGGCGGGCCGGTGCGAAGGCCCGGGCCACCTCGTCCACCGTGCAGGACCACGGCGTGAGGTCGGCCGCGCCGCGCAGTTCCGGGCCCGGGGCGCCGGGCGCGCGGACCAGCCAGGCGTTCCAGACGGCCCCGCCGGGGCCCGCCATCACCTCGAACCGCAGATCCGGCCAGAGCGGCAGCGTCCAGGAGAGCGCGTCGCACTCCAGATCGCCGACCGTGCGGCGGACGGAGCGTTCGGGCTCGCCGAGCACCGCGCGGTAGCGCCGCAGGGCACCCCGGCCGCCCGGGCCGCGCACCATGGCCTGCCAGCGGCGGTTCGCCTCGCGCATCTCGGCGGGGCTCGCGCTCAGCTCGTGCCGGGCGTCCTCGGCGAGGCCCGGCTGGTGGTCGGCCATCCGGCGGAGCAGGACGAGCTGGAACTGGAGCGGTCCGAAGGGGGCGGCGGTCATGCCGTCCATCCTGCCCCGCCCGGCGCCCCCGGCGCTCAGGCTTCGGTGGCGGGGTCCCCGGCGGTCCCGGCGGTCCCGGCGCCCCCGGAGGTCCCGACCGCGGCGTCCGTCCCCTCGGCGCCCAGCATCCGGAGCAGCAGGTCACGCAGTACCCCGCGCTCCGCGTCGGAGAGCCCGGCCAGCGGCTCGCGGGCGAAGTGCAGGGCCTCGCGCAGCCGCAGCGCGGTCCGGCGCCCCTTCTCGGTCGGGGCGGCGAGCTTCACCCGCCGGTCGTGCGGGTCCGGACGGCGCTCGACCAGCTCGCGCAGCTCCAGCCGGTCGACGATGCCGGTCACGTTCGACGGCTCGCACTTCAGCTTCTGGGCGATCTTGCGCATGGGCATCGGTTCCAGGGACAGCAGACCGAGGACGCGGGCCTGTGCCCCGGTGAGCGAGAAGGACGCGGCGGCCCGGTCGTACTCCTCGTAGTAGCGCGCCACGACGGTGCCGATCAGCTCGACGACTTCGAGGGTCAGAGGATCCGTGCGCGGGGTGGTCATGACACACAGGATACCCAGTTACTTGACAAGGTGAAATATTCAGGAGCATGGTTGTTTCATGTGGTGAAGCATTTCCCTCCCGTACGCCCCGCCTTCACCCCGTACGGTCCCCCCGCACACGAGAACGAGGAGAACCCGAGCCCATGTCTGCAGCACTTCCCACGTCCAGCCGTGAATGGCACCTCGTCGCCCGTCCGCACGGCTGGCCGAAGGCCGAGGACTTCGCGCTGCGTGAGACGCCGGTGGCGGCTCCGGCCGAGGGCCACGTCCTCGTCCGCAACCTGTACTTCTCG
This window encodes:
- a CDS encoding MarR family transcriptional regulator, giving the protein MTTPRTDPLTLEVVELIGTVVARYYEEYDRAAASFSLTGAQARVLGLLSLEPMPMRKIAQKLKCEPSNVTGIVDRLELRELVERRPDPHDRRVKLAAPTEKGRRTALRLREALHFAREPLAGLSDAERGVLRDLLLRMLGAEGTDAAVGTSGGAGTAGTAGDPATEA